A single genomic interval of Blochmannia endosymbiont of Camponotus sp. C-003 harbors:
- the asd gene encoding archaetidylserine decarboxylase (Phosphatidylserine decarboxylase is synthesized as a single chain precursor. Generation of the pyruvoyl active site from a Ser is coupled to cleavage of a Gly-Ser bond between the larger (beta) and smaller (alpha chains). It is an integral membrane protein.), with protein sequence MPKKIQILLQYLLPKYWITYLVGLVASWKGGWITHYAILLFIRIYKIDMKESDKPNLTDYATFNAFFTRKLHKNARPIDTNPSTLIIPADGIITEIGKISQKNIFQVKGSSYHLDGLLAGHDNIIDYFSDGSFIIIYIPPQNCHRIYMPCTGTLREVLYIPGDLFSVHPKITKNIPNIFSRNERVICLFETDFGYMAQILIGAIIVGSIETTWLGTVTPPREGVVRHWRYPPNHTNNTDDAIIIKKGHEMGLFKLGSTVINLFGNKKVIFNNLLRPHDIARIGMPLAQGYNQKNNYT encoded by the coding sequence ATGCCAAAAAAAATACAAATTTTACTGCAATATTTACTGCCAAAGTACTGGATTACTTACTTGGTAGGACTTGTAGCCTCATGGAAAGGTGGATGGATAACACATTACGCTATTCTTCTGTTTATTCGTATTTATAAAATAGACATGAAAGAATCTGACAAACCCAATTTAACCGATTATGCAACATTTAATGCATTTTTTACTCGAAAATTACATAAAAATGCTCGGCCTATCGATACCAATCCATCTACATTAATCATCCCAGCTGATGGAATCATCACTGAAATAGGAAAAATAAGCCAAAAAAATATTTTTCAAGTAAAAGGCTCCTCTTATCATTTGGATGGACTACTAGCAGGTCATGATAATATCATTGACTATTTCAGTGATGGAAGTTTCATTATTATTTATATACCTCCACAAAACTGCCATCGCATCTATATGCCTTGTACAGGCACACTTCGTGAAGTACTGTATATACCCGGTGATTTATTTTCAGTACATCCAAAAATTACTAAAAATATACCCAATATATTCTCTCGCAATGAAAGGGTAATCTGTTTATTCGAAACAGATTTTGGTTACATGGCTCAAATTTTAATTGGCGCTATAATAGTAGGAAGCATTGAAACTACATGGTTAGGCACAGTTACTCCGCCACGCGAAGGCGTTGTGAGACATTGGCGTTACCCACCAAATCATACAAACAATACTGATGATGCAATAATAATAAAAAAAGGACATGAAATGGGTTTATTCAAATTAGGATCTACTGTTATTAATTTGTTTGGAAATAAAAAAGTTATTTTTAATAATCTACTACGACCACATGATATTGCTCGTATTGGAATGCCGTTAGCACAAGGATATAATCAAAAAAACAATTATACATAA